In Pseudomonas sp. MM213, a genomic segment contains:
- a CDS encoding sensor histidine kinase has product MLPISRNVRLSLYILLIIAGAALAATLAMRHAERQALVEDAARANLQLGLYATSLHTLIERYRALPAVLALDPELRSALNGPVTPEQQDALNRKLEKINGAAESSTLELLDHTGLAVAASNWRLPSSYVGHNYGFRPYFSQTRTQGTGRFYAVGVTSGIPGYFLSSAVTDDGGKFLGAMVVKLEFPELEREWRQGSDTLLVSDARGIIFIANQPGWRYRQLKPLSESDHAELKATRQYDKQPLTLLGYQSLRRFDDNSELARVEGPDGKADYLWESLPLTAEGWTLHLLRRPQVAFEDSRNAALAAAGLWLTLVFLLLFLNQRWRLAKMRQRSREELEQLVEERTRDLRTAQDGLVQSAKLAALGQMSAALAHEINQPLTAQRMQLATLRLLLDHGRVDDAYKALKPVDEMLTRMAALTGHLKTFARKSPSGLRERLDLASVVDQSLQLLDTRLRDEQVSTVLHLTRPAWVRGDAIRLEQVLINLLRNALDAMQDKPCKRLEIRLEADEQLWRLSVIDNGGGIAEENLPKVFDPFFTTKPVGDGLGIGLAVSFAIVHESGGRLSADNHDNGAVFTLTLPIDQEAPGAC; this is encoded by the coding sequence ATGCTGCCGATTTCCCGTAACGTGCGTTTGTCGCTGTACATTCTGTTGATCATCGCCGGCGCAGCCCTTGCAGCCACCCTGGCCATGCGCCACGCCGAGCGCCAGGCCCTGGTGGAAGACGCCGCCCGCGCCAATCTGCAACTGGGCCTGTACGCCACCTCCCTGCACACCCTGATCGAACGCTACCGCGCCCTGCCCGCCGTGCTGGCGCTGGACCCGGAGCTGCGTTCGGCGCTTAACGGGCCGGTAACGCCGGAACAGCAGGACGCGCTGAACCGCAAGCTGGAAAAGATCAACGGTGCCGCCGAGTCCTCGACCCTGGAACTGCTCGATCACACCGGCCTCGCCGTGGCGGCGAGCAACTGGCGTTTGCCCAGCAGTTACGTCGGTCACAACTACGGTTTTCGCCCCTACTTCAGCCAGACCCGCACCCAGGGCACCGGACGTTTTTATGCAGTGGGCGTGACCAGCGGGATTCCCGGTTACTTCCTGTCCAGCGCCGTCACCGATGACGGCGGGAAGTTTCTCGGCGCCATGGTGGTGAAGCTCGAATTTCCCGAACTGGAGCGCGAATGGCGTCAGGGCAGCGACACGCTGCTGGTCAGCGATGCACGCGGGATCATCTTCATCGCCAATCAGCCCGGCTGGCGTTATCGCCAGTTGAAACCGCTGAGTGAAAGCGACCACGCCGAACTCAAGGCCACCCGCCAATACGACAAGCAACCGCTGACGCTGCTTGGCTATCAATCATTGCGGCGCTTTGACGACAACAGCGAACTGGCGCGGGTCGAAGGCCCGGACGGCAAAGCGGATTACCTGTGGGAATCCCTGCCGCTGACCGCCGAGGGCTGGACGTTGCACTTGCTGCGTCGTCCGCAAGTGGCGTTCGAAGACAGTCGCAATGCCGCCCTCGCCGCTGCCGGGTTGTGGCTGACGCTGGTGTTTCTGCTGCTGTTCCTCAACCAGCGCTGGCGCCTGGCCAAGATGCGCCAGCGCAGTCGCGAAGAGCTCGAACAGTTAGTGGAAGAACGCACCCGCGACCTGCGCACGGCACAGGACGGTCTGGTGCAATCGGCCAAACTTGCCGCACTCGGGCAAATGTCGGCAGCGCTGGCCCATGAAATCAATCAACCGTTGACCGCCCAGCGCATGCAATTGGCGACGCTGCGGTTGCTGCTCGATCACGGCCGGGTCGACGACGCCTACAAGGCACTGAAACCGGTGGATGAAATGCTGACGCGCATGGCCGCCCTCACCGGCCACCTGAAAACCTTCGCCCGCAAAAGCCCCAGCGGCTTGCGCGAACGCCTGGACCTGGCTTCAGTGGTGGACCAATCGCTGCAACTGCTCGACACGCGTCTGCGCGATGAACAGGTCAGCACCGTGCTGCACCTGACACGCCCGGCGTGGGTGCGCGGCGATGCGATTCGCCTGGAGCAGGTGCTGATCAATCTGCTGCGCAACGCCCTGGACGCGATGCAGGACAAACCCTGCAAACGCCTGGAAATCCGCCTCGAAGCCGACGAACAACTGTGGCGCCTGAGCGTCATCGACAACGGTGGCGGCATCGCCGAAGAAAATCTGCCGAAGGTCTTCGATCCGTTTTTCACCACCAAACCGGTGGGCGATGGCCTGGGCATCGGTCTGGCCGTATCCTTTGCCATCGTTCACGAATCGGGCGGCCGCCTGAGCGCCGATAATCACGACAACGGCGCGGTGTTCACCCTCACCCTGCCCATCGATCAGGAGGCGCCTGGCGCATGCTGA
- a CDS encoding RHS repeat-associated core domain-containing protein, which translates to MNKGLHSHTPQLAVVDNRGLPVRQVAYWRRDAGELRPEALVTALEHDGAGRLVAQRDPRFLTPASRPNMATVCSLSGAALCTESRDAGWRLGLPDRTGHMREHWDGRGSHWQNEYDAQRRLTAVHEQTRGSTLRTVEHLTYADNAGEFAERNQCGQLIRHDDRAGVVWLDQQALNGGVIRQRRRFLPDQSDVHPHWPVVEVERDALLQPGAGYITASRFGPSGQMLEQTNAGGHQQHFSVDRAGQLQRIDLALESQGRQPLLKAASYNAEGQLLTQVTGNDVTGSATYEAASGRLKRLTATTSACARLQDLRYEYDPVGNILRIVDHTQPVTFFANQRVAAENTYTYDTLDQLTCATGRETANAGQTPGLPELITPSPIDPGRLLNFTEFYEYDASGNRTELRHVSDGNPFRQQLRVDPQSNRALPWSEGEDEPDFPGNFDANGNQQYLAPGAQPMTWDALNQLQSVTTVGRPTEADDAEGYRYNATGERVVKFSTQQAHAVAHRRVVHYLPGLEVRTADDDEELQVICVPLARGSVRCLHWVKGKPGDIEADQLRYSVDDHLGSCSLELDKHAGVISHEGYYPYGGTAWWAARSKVDADYKTVRYSGKERDACGLYYYGFRYFAPWLGRWINPDPMGVLDGLNVYRMVGNNPINFIDVQGGAKQPPHVTVSMKGSTSSASDSETSMEPPAAAASRPSTLQPAKPPMPPPMPPAESRTWREWGKSTVLTVVNSKVGLALLPVSTSGPANAAVVGLVLTASLQLLVQGVFFNPAWSLPSTWNPASNGTNPTADVTQAAHRAFNMINTGITLAGGVGSLVLGPLVGDYVDELRGTRLKAANKAKAGELSTNINRLIAEQRLLDDVSKNVQRSLREQVLEVESLIGITWNTMEMLEKIDNLRPELNLPSVPYSPPSSPEDTVSNTDSQIGDSRDHSSMQNLRRRAPSVGPPIHV; encoded by the coding sequence TTGAACAAAGGGCTCCATTCGCATACACCACAACTGGCGGTCGTCGACAACCGTGGCCTGCCAGTCCGTCAGGTCGCGTACTGGCGGCGAGACGCCGGTGAGCTCAGGCCCGAAGCGCTGGTGACGGCTCTGGAACATGACGGCGCGGGTCGCCTGGTGGCGCAACGGGATCCGCGCTTCCTCACGCCCGCGTCCCGCCCGAACATGGCCACGGTTTGCAGCCTGTCTGGCGCGGCGTTGTGCACTGAAAGTCGCGACGCCGGATGGCGTCTGGGATTGCCGGACAGGACCGGGCACATGCGCGAGCATTGGGATGGTCGAGGCAGCCATTGGCAGAACGAGTACGACGCACAGCGACGGCTGACCGCAGTCCATGAACAAACCCGAGGCTCGACCTTACGTACTGTCGAACACCTGACCTACGCCGACAACGCTGGTGAGTTCGCCGAGCGCAATCAGTGCGGACAATTGATCCGTCACGACGATCGGGCCGGTGTGGTCTGGCTCGACCAGCAAGCGCTCAATGGCGGCGTTATCCGCCAACGCCGACGGTTTCTGCCGGATCAGTCTGACGTCCATCCCCACTGGCCCGTCGTCGAAGTGGAACGCGACGCCCTGCTGCAACCCGGCGCGGGGTACATCACCGCGAGCCGTTTCGGGCCGTCGGGGCAAATGCTTGAACAAACCAATGCCGGTGGTCATCAACAACACTTCAGCGTTGATCGCGCCGGGCAATTGCAACGCATTGACCTAGCCCTCGAATCCCAAGGCCGGCAACCGCTGTTGAAAGCGGCGAGCTACAACGCCGAAGGCCAACTGCTGACCCAGGTAACCGGTAACGACGTCACCGGCAGCGCGACCTACGAGGCGGCGAGCGGCCGGTTGAAGCGCTTGACCGCCACCACCTCGGCATGTGCTCGCTTGCAGGACCTGCGTTATGAGTACGACCCGGTCGGCAACATTCTGCGGATAGTGGACCACACCCAACCCGTCACGTTTTTCGCCAACCAGCGTGTAGCGGCAGAAAACACTTACACCTACGACACTCTTGACCAACTCACGTGCGCCACAGGTCGTGAGACCGCCAATGCCGGTCAGACCCCGGGCTTGCCGGAGCTGATCACGCCCAGCCCCATCGACCCCGGGCGGCTGCTCAACTTCACCGAATTCTATGAGTACGACGCCAGCGGCAACCGCACCGAACTGCGTCATGTCAGTGATGGAAATCCGTTCAGGCAACAGCTGCGCGTCGATCCGCAGAGCAACCGCGCCCTGCCCTGGAGCGAGGGTGAAGACGAGCCGGACTTCCCGGGCAATTTCGACGCAAACGGCAACCAGCAATACCTGGCCCCCGGTGCACAGCCGATGACCTGGGATGCGTTGAATCAGTTGCAAAGCGTGACCACCGTCGGCCGCCCGACCGAGGCCGATGACGCTGAAGGGTATCGCTACAACGCGACCGGTGAACGGGTGGTCAAGTTCAGTACCCAGCAGGCCCATGCCGTGGCTCATCGGCGTGTCGTTCATTACCTTCCGGGGCTGGAAGTGCGCACCGCCGATGACGACGAAGAACTTCAGGTCATCTGCGTCCCACTGGCCCGTGGCAGCGTGCGGTGCCTGCATTGGGTCAAGGGCAAACCCGGCGATATCGAGGCTGATCAGTTGCGCTACAGCGTCGACGATCATCTGGGGTCTTGCAGTCTGGAACTGGATAAACACGCGGGTGTGATCAGCCACGAGGGTTATTACCCCTATGGCGGGACGGCGTGGTGGGCGGCGCGTTCGAAGGTCGATGCGGATTACAAGACCGTTCGGTATTCGGGCAAGGAACGGGATGCGTGTGGGCTTTATTACTATGGGTTTCGGTATTTCGCGCCATGGTTGGGGCGGTGGATTAACCCGGATCCCATGGGGGTTTTGGACGGATTGAACGTGTATCGAATGGTGGGGAACAACCCGATCAATTTTATTGATGTTCAGGGGGGAGCGAAGCAACCTCCCCACGTCACCGTTTCCATGAAGGGATCAACATCCTCAGCGTCCGACTCAGAGACTTCAATGGAACCGCCAGCGGCAGCGGCCTCTCGCCCTTCAACCCTCCAACCCGCCAAACCGCCAATGCCGCCTCCGATGCCACCGGCCGAATCCAGGACGTGGCGCGAATGGGGCAAGAGCACCGTTTTAACGGTCGTTAACTCGAAAGTCGGACTGGCCTTGCTTCCGGTGTCGACTTCAGGTCCTGCTAATGCGGCGGTGGTGGGGCTAGTTCTTACCGCCTCCCTGCAGTTGCTCGTACAAGGAGTGTTCTTTAATCCCGCCTGGTCACTTCCCAGTACCTGGAATCCAGCAAGTAATGGTACCAATCCCACTGCCGACGTAACACAAGCAGCCCACAGGGCCTTTAATATGATCAACACCGGCATAACCCTTGCTGGTGGAGTAGGCAGTCTCGTACTGGGCCCCTTGGTCGGCGACTATGTCGATGAACTCAGAGGCACCCGGTTAAAAGCTGCAAACAAAGCCAAGGCCGGTGAACTGAGCACCAACATCAACAGACTGATTGCCGAGCAGCGCTTGTTGGACGACGTCTCCAAGAACGTACAGCGCTCACTTCGTGAGCAGGTCCTGGAAGTCGAAAGCCTGATAGGCATTACGTGGAACACGATGGAGATGCTGGAGAAAATTGATAATCTGAGGCCCGAGCTTAACCTTCCAAGCGTTCCCTACTCGCCTCCATCCTCGCCCGAAGACACGGTTTCGAATACAGATTCGCAAATTGGTGATTCCCGTGATCACTCTTCAATGCAAAATCTGAGGAGAAGAGCTCCCTCGGTCGGTCCACCAATACACGTGTAG